A genomic region of Streptomyces sp. R33 contains the following coding sequences:
- the moaC gene encoding cyclic pyranopterin monophosphate synthase MoaC — MAAFSQGATPGPPEHSRLTHIDEAGAARMVDVSEKDVTTRTARASGRVLVSARVIELLRGEGVPKGDALATARIAGIMGAKKTPDLIPLCHPLAVSGVKVDLSVADDAVEILATVKTTDRTGVEMEALTAVAVAGLTVIDMVKAVDKGAVITDVRVEEKTGGKSGDWTRA, encoded by the coding sequence ATGGCAGCGTTTTCCCAGGGGGCGACCCCCGGACCCCCTGAGCACAGCAGGCTGACGCACATCGACGAGGCCGGCGCGGCCCGGATGGTGGACGTCTCGGAGAAGGACGTCACGACGCGGACGGCACGGGCCAGCGGGCGCGTGCTCGTCTCCGCCCGGGTGATCGAGCTGCTGCGCGGCGAGGGCGTGCCCAAGGGCGACGCCCTCGCCACCGCGCGGATCGCCGGGATCATGGGCGCGAAGAAGACCCCCGACCTGATCCCGCTGTGCCACCCGCTGGCCGTGTCGGGCGTGAAGGTGGACCTCTCGGTCGCCGACGACGCCGTCGAGATCCTGGCCACCGTCAAGACCACCGACCGCACGGGCGTCGAGATGGAGGCGCTGACCGCCGTCGCGGTCGCCGGGCTCACCGTCATCGACATGGTGAAGGCCGTCGACAAGGGCGCCGTCATCACGGACGTCCGGGTGGAGGAGAAGACCGGCGGCAAGTCCGGCGACTGGACGCGCGCGTGA
- a CDS encoding GNAT family N-acetyltransferase — translation MVLTDGDVTLRPIKLRDQTAWREVNRRNRDWLRPWEATIPPPAPWGPVIHRPTYRQMVRHLRAEANAGRMLPFVIEYQGRLVGQLTVAGITWGSMCAGHVGYWVDREVAGRGVMPTAVALAVDHCFSKVGLHRIEVCIRPENGPSRRVVEKLGFREEGLRPRYLHIDGAWRDHLVYALTAEEVPEGLLRRWHRGRRQGTSSA, via the coding sequence GTGGTGCTGACCGACGGCGACGTCACGCTCCGGCCGATAAAGCTGCGGGACCAGACCGCCTGGCGGGAGGTCAACCGGCGCAACCGCGACTGGCTCCGGCCGTGGGAGGCGACGATTCCGCCGCCCGCGCCGTGGGGGCCGGTGATCCACCGGCCGACGTACCGGCAGATGGTCCGCCATCTGCGGGCCGAGGCGAACGCGGGGCGGATGCTGCCGTTCGTCATCGAGTACCAGGGCCGCCTCGTCGGCCAGCTGACGGTCGCCGGGATCACCTGGGGCTCGATGTGCGCGGGCCACGTCGGCTACTGGGTGGACCGCGAGGTGGCGGGCCGGGGCGTCATGCCGACGGCGGTCGCCCTCGCCGTGGACCACTGCTTCTCGAAGGTGGGGCTGCACCGGATCGAGGTGTGCATCCGCCCGGAGAACGGGCCGAGCCGGCGGGTCGTGGAGAAACTGGGCTTCCGTGAGGAGGGGCTGCGGCCGCGCTACCTCCACATCGACGGCGCGTGGCGCGACCACCTCGTGTACGCCCTGACGGCGGAGGAGGTCCCGGAGGGGCTGCTGCGCCGCTGGCACCGCGGACGCAGGCAGGGCACCTCGTCGGCGTAG
- a CDS encoding molybdenum cofactor biosynthesis protein B: MRGLVVTASNRASAGVYADRGGPLLAEGLEELGFTVDGPRVVPDGDPVEQALREGVAAGYDVVLTTGGTGISPTDRTPDATARVLDYEIPGIPQAIRAESLATVPTAALSRGLAGVAGHTLIVNLPGSTGGVRDGLAVLARILPHAVDQIRGGDHPRPAEPHGSQR, translated from the coding sequence CTGCGGGGGCTCGTGGTCACCGCCTCGAACCGCGCCTCGGCGGGCGTGTACGCCGACCGGGGCGGACCGCTGCTGGCCGAGGGGCTCGAGGAGCTCGGCTTCACCGTGGACGGCCCGCGGGTCGTCCCCGACGGGGATCCCGTCGAGCAGGCGCTGCGCGAGGGCGTGGCCGCCGGGTACGACGTCGTCCTCACCACCGGCGGCACCGGCATCTCGCCGACCGACCGCACCCCGGACGCCACGGCGCGGGTACTGGACTACGAGATCCCGGGCATCCCGCAGGCCATCCGGGCCGAGAGCCTGGCGACCGTGCCGACCGCGGCGCTGTCCCGGGGCCTGGCGGGCGTGGCGGGCCACACCCTGATCGTGAACCTGCCCGGTTCGACGGGCGGGGTGCGCGACGGCCTCGCCGTCCTGGCCCGGATCCTGCCGCACGCGGTGGACCAGATCCGGGGCGGCGACCACCCCAGACCGGCGGAGCCTCACGGGAGCCAGCGCTGA
- the glp gene encoding gephyrin-like molybdotransferase Glp — protein MSSRAPQDTGHGAQRLWSVDEHLADVLAAIRPLEPIELQLLDAQGCVLVEDVTVPVALPPFDNSSMDGYAVRTADVQGASEEFPAVLTVIGDVAAGSGDLPTVGPGQAARIMTGAPLPPGAEAVVPVEWTDGGSGGGAAAGMIPASEAPEGAGGEVRVHRAAESRAHVRSRGSDVQAGDLALAAGTVLGPPQIALLAAIGRGTVRVRPRPRVVVLSTGSELVQPGESLAAGTIYDSNSFALAAAARDAGAISYRVGAVADDAETLRSAIEDQLIRADLLVTTGGVSVGAYDVVKEALSSVATAGDEPDGGRMDFRKLAMQPGKPQGFGTIGPDHTPLLALPGNPVSSYVSFELFVRPAIRALMGLADVSRPSVRAVLKADEALRSPAGRRQFLRGKYDAESGTVSPVGGSGSHLIAALAHADSLMVVPEDVTSVEPGAELEVVLLG, from the coding sequence TTGAGCAGCCGCGCACCGCAGGACACCGGCCACGGCGCCCAGCGCCTGTGGTCGGTCGACGAGCACCTCGCGGACGTCCTCGCCGCGATCCGGCCGCTGGAGCCCATCGAGCTCCAGCTGCTCGACGCCCAGGGCTGTGTCCTGGTCGAGGACGTCACCGTGCCCGTCGCGCTCCCGCCCTTCGACAACAGCTCCATGGACGGGTACGCCGTCCGCACGGCCGATGTCCAGGGCGCGAGCGAGGAGTTCCCCGCGGTGCTGACGGTGATCGGGGACGTGGCGGCGGGCAGCGGCGACCTGCCCACCGTCGGCCCCGGCCAGGCCGCCCGCATCATGACGGGCGCCCCGCTGCCGCCGGGTGCCGAGGCCGTCGTACCGGTCGAGTGGACCGACGGCGGCAGCGGCGGCGGCGCGGCCGCCGGCATGATCCCGGCCAGCGAGGCCCCCGAGGGCGCGGGTGGCGAGGTGCGCGTGCACCGGGCCGCCGAGTCGCGGGCGCACGTACGCTCGCGCGGCAGCGACGTCCAGGCCGGGGACCTCGCCCTGGCCGCCGGCACGGTGCTCGGGCCGCCGCAGATCGCGCTGCTCGCGGCCATCGGGCGGGGCACCGTACGGGTGCGGCCGCGCCCGCGCGTGGTCGTGCTGTCCACCGGCAGCGAGCTGGTCCAGCCGGGCGAGTCCCTCGCCGCGGGGACGATCTACGACTCGAACAGCTTCGCGCTGGCCGCCGCCGCGCGCGACGCCGGGGCGATCTCCTACCGCGTCGGGGCCGTGGCCGACGACGCCGAGACGTTGCGCTCCGCCATCGAGGACCAGCTGATCCGCGCGGACCTGCTGGTGACCACGGGCGGCGTCAGCGTCGGTGCGTACGACGTGGTCAAGGAGGCGCTGTCCTCGGTGGCCACGGCCGGGGACGAGCCCGACGGCGGGCGGATGGACTTCCGCAAGCTCGCGATGCAGCCCGGCAAGCCGCAGGGCTTCGGCACCATCGGCCCGGACCACACCCCCCTGCTGGCCCTGCCCGGCAACCCGGTGTCCTCATACGTCTCCTTCGAGCTGTTCGTGCGCCCCGCGATCCGCGCGCTCATGGGCCTGGCGGACGTCAGTCGGCCCAGCGTGCGGGCGGTCCTGAAGGCCGACGAGGCGCTGCGCTCCCCGGCGGGCCGCCGCCAGTTCCTGCGCGGCAAGTACGACGCGGAGAGCGGCACGGTCAGCCCGGTCGGCGGATCGGGCTCCCACCTGATCGCGGCCCTGGCCCACGCCGACTCGCTGATGGTCGTACCGGAGGACGTCACCTCGGTGGAGCCGGGGGCGGAGCTGGAAGTGGTCCTGCTCGGCTGA
- the galU gene encoding UTP--glucose-1-phosphate uridylyltransferase GalU, translating into MNQLHPVIKKAVIPAAGLGTRFLPATKATPKEMLPVVDKPAIQYVVEEAVSAGLDDVLMITGRNKRALEDHFDRNYELESALIAKGDDDRLKKVQESSDLATMHYVRQGDPRGLGHAVLCAEPHVGDEPFAVLLGDDLIDPRDPLLRQMTDVHARTGGTVIALMEVDPANVHLYGCAAVEATDEEDVVRITGLVEKPDPADAPSNYAVIGRYVLNPAIFDILRETEPGRGGEIQLTDGLQKLAADETVGGPVHGVVFRGRRYDTGDRGDYLRAIVRLACEREDLGPEFRTWLHRYVTEEM; encoded by the coding sequence TGATCCCGGCCGCAGGTCTCGGCACCCGCTTCCTTCCGGCGACGAAGGCGACGCCCAAGGAAATGCTCCCCGTCGTGGACAAGCCGGCCATCCAGTACGTCGTCGAGGAGGCCGTCTCGGCCGGCCTGGACGATGTCCTCATGATCACGGGGCGTAACAAGCGCGCCCTCGAGGACCATTTCGACCGCAACTACGAGCTGGAATCGGCCCTCATCGCCAAGGGCGACGACGACCGGCTCAAGAAGGTCCAGGAGTCCAGCGACCTGGCCACCATGCACTACGTCCGCCAGGGCGACCCGCGCGGCCTCGGCCACGCCGTCCTGTGCGCCGAGCCGCACGTCGGCGACGAGCCCTTCGCCGTCCTCCTCGGCGACGACCTGATCGACCCGCGCGACCCGCTGCTGCGCCAGATGACCGACGTCCACGCCCGTACCGGGGGCACCGTCATCGCCCTCATGGAGGTCGACCCGGCCAACGTCCACCTCTACGGCTGCGCCGCCGTCGAGGCCACGGACGAGGAGGACGTCGTCCGGATCACCGGTCTCGTCGAGAAGCCGGACCCGGCCGACGCGCCCAGCAATTACGCGGTCATCGGACGCTATGTCCTCAACCCCGCGATCTTCGACATACTGCGGGAGACCGAGCCGGGCCGCGGCGGGGAGATCCAGCTCACCGACGGCCTGCAGAAGCTTGCCGCCGACGAGACCGTGGGCGGCCCGGTGCACGGCGTGGTCTTCCGGGGCCGCCGCTACGACACCGGAGACCGCGGGGACTACCTGCGGGCCATCGTCCGCCTCGCGTGCGAGCGTGAGGACCTGGGCCCGGAGTTCCGCACCTGGCTTCACCGTTACGTCACGGAGGAGATGTAG